The following proteins come from a genomic window of Verrucomicrobiota bacterium:
- a CDS encoding VOC family protein, giving the protein MNIIQHIAFNCRNKQILEDFYTKHFGFKRVRIFHAGEPNEFVMLRLGATCIELFSAAEGDRTKSGAPQPVGFSHLAFEVPNIEASVKALEDEDIKHDDIIDCSGTIPGLKICFFSDPDGNRIELMQGWQDDSNL; this is encoded by the coding sequence ATGAATATCATACAACATATCGCCTTCAATTGCCGGAACAAACAAATCCTGGAAGATTTCTACACCAAACATTTCGGATTCAAACGTGTCCGCATTTTTCATGCCGGGGAACCAAATGAATTTGTCATGTTACGACTGGGGGCGACTTGTATTGAGCTTTTTAGTGCTGCGGAAGGTGACCGCACAAAATCCGGCGCACCCCAACCCGTAGGATTCAGTCATCTGGCATTTGAGGTGCCAAATATCGAGGCAAGTGTAAAGGCCCTTGAAGACGAAGACATCAAACATGACGACATCATAGATTGTTCGGGAACCATTCCTGGACTGAAAATTTGTTTCTTTTCTGATCCTGATGGTAACCGCATTGAGCTCATGCAAGGTTGGCAGGACGACTCCAATCTCTAA
- the rnhA gene encoding ribonuclease HI, producing MKKIIIHTDGGCHGNPGPGGWAATLSHAGNSRTISGGCPATTNNRMELTAALEALKSLKEPCDVVLFTDSSYLRNGVTEWIRLWKRNGWKTKARQPVKNADLWIALDEATTHHKISWQWVKGHAGDAGNEKCDELANTEIAKIKQEYSTSELKELLGQFAQSEIKSGTSDELLPLRSPPPAGKPLVQGDLF from the coding sequence ATGAAAAAAATCATCATTCACACTGATGGCGGATGCCACGGTAATCCCGGCCCCGGTGGCTGGGCGGCGACCCTCTCCCATGCGGGCAACTCCCGCACAATCAGTGGGGGATGTCCCGCGACGACCAATAACCGGATGGAACTCACCGCCGCCTTGGAAGCCCTCAAAAGCCTCAAAGAACCTTGTGATGTCGTACTCTTCACGGATTCATCCTACCTGAGGAATGGGGTCACTGAATGGATCAGGCTCTGGAAACGTAATGGCTGGAAAACCAAAGCACGGCAACCCGTAAAAAATGCTGACCTCTGGATTGCATTAGACGAGGCGACCACACACCATAAAATCTCCTGGCAATGGGTAAAAGGTCATGCTGGGGATGCCGGTAACGAAAAGTGTGATGAACTCGCCAATACCGAAATCGCCAAAATCAAACAAGAATACTCTACCTCCGAACTCAAAGAACTCCTCGGGCAATTTGCCCAGTCCGAGATCAAGTCCGGCACCTCCGACGAGCTCCTCCCCCTCCGATCCCCCCCGCCTGCTGGTAAACCTCTCGTGCAAGGCGATTTGTTTTAG
- a CDS encoding SOS response-associated peptidase family protein, producing the protein MDDLLKEEYYPSEKIPFINAYGGVVMGEWGFRPAWGKQLLINARSETLLQKEVFRPLLDHPCAVPATAYFEWLTSGKQKIKHRIFLPNAESFFLAGLHSPEGRFVLLTKSAEQSISAIHDRMPVILKRDSYSEWVTPDYGRRLALLESAKKGIHYTNARSMALPAAVKPAPGGQMSFF; encoded by the coding sequence ATGGATGACCTACTGAAGGAAGAATATTACCCTTCGGAGAAGATTCCATTTATCAACGCCTATGGAGGGGTGGTGATGGGTGAATGGGGCTTTCGCCCAGCGTGGGGAAAACAACTCCTCATTAATGCCCGATCTGAGACACTTTTACAGAAAGAAGTATTTAGGCCTTTGCTCGATCACCCCTGTGCAGTCCCGGCGACCGCATATTTTGAATGGCTCACGTCAGGAAAACAAAAAATCAAACACAGGATTTTCCTGCCAAATGCAGAATCTTTTTTCCTGGCCGGCCTTCATTCCCCCGAAGGACGGTTTGTCTTATTAACCAAGTCGGCAGAACAATCAATTAGCGCGATCCACGATCGGATGCCCGTGATCCTTAAAAGGGATTCTTACTCCGAATGGGTCACTCCGGACTATGGAAGGCGTTTGGCCTTGCTGGAATCCGCTAAAAAGGGGATACATTACACGAATGCTCGGTCCATGGCTTTGCCGGCCGCTGTGAAACCTGCCCCCGGTGGACAAATGTCTTTTTTTTAA
- a CDS encoding citrate/2-methylcitrate synthase, translating into FYTGLTYREMGIPTNMFTVMFAIGRLPGWIAQWLEMTEDPDSRIARPRQVYTGPNARKIIPMKKRKSPPLPSS; encoded by the coding sequence ATTTCTACACTGGGCTCACTTACCGCGAGATGGGGATCCCGACAAATATGTTCACCGTGATGTTTGCTATCGGGCGTTTACCGGGCTGGATCGCCCAATGGCTGGAAATGACAGAAGACCCCGACTCCCGGATCGCACGGCCCCGCCAGGTTTATACCGGACCAAATGCCCGTAAGATCATCCCGATGAAAAAACGCAAGAGCCCGCCCCTCCCCTCATCATGA
- a CDS encoding TfoX/Sxy family protein: MHDHSFKDFVLEQLSRLPEVRAQAMFGGHGLYQDEVFFGILAEGRLYLKADRNTKPDFEAAGMGPFVYESSRGKATMSYYEIPPGVLDNSVELKQWALKAIDVALRSKRSTTVKKKKTASQKKQPTKKKISRANLH; this comes from the coding sequence ATGCATGACCATTCTTTTAAGGATTTTGTCTTGGAGCAACTGTCGCGGTTACCCGAGGTGCGGGCACAAGCGATGTTTGGCGGGCATGGACTTTATCAGGATGAGGTCTTTTTCGGGATATTGGCCGAGGGCCGACTTTACTTAAAGGCTGATAGGAATACGAAACCGGATTTTGAAGCCGCTGGGATGGGGCCTTTTGTTTATGAAAGCTCCCGGGGAAAAGCAACCATGAGTTATTATGAGATTCCCCCCGGTGTCTTGGATAATAGTGTGGAATTAAAGCAATGGGCCCTTAAAGCCATTGATGTGGCGCTCAGGAGCAAAAGGAGTACCACCGTAAAGAAGAAAAAGACTGCATCCCAGAAAAAACAGCCGACGAAAAAGAAAATTTCCCGGGCGAATCTTCATTGA